The following are encoded in a window of Paenibacillus polymyxa genomic DNA:
- the hemL gene encoding glutamate-1-semialdehyde 2,1-aminomutase has translation MIDEQRKVRKDTNSKVAFDEAKQYIPGGVNSPVRAFKSVGITPVYIDHGEGSRVYDIDGQSYLDYVCSWGPLIMGHAHPEVVKALQAAVVKGTSFGAPTLAETEMAKLVCERVPSMDIVRMVNSGTEATMSAIRLARGFTSRSKILKFEGSYHGHADSLLIKAGSGVATLGLPDSPGVPEVVATHTITVPYNDLASVKLAFEKFGEEIAAIIVEPVAGNMGVVPPQPGFLEGLREVTQQYGSLLIFDEVMTGFRVGLHSAQGRFGVTPDLTCLGKVIGGGLPVGAYGGRRDILEQIAPSGPIYQAGTLSGNPLAMAAGYSTLKLLTPEVYDRLEERAARLQAGFERNASELGIPVTINRVGSMVCPFFTEEKVVNFDTAKTSNQDHFRRYFTEMVNEGVSVAPSQFEGMFVSGVHTVEDIDATIEANYRALKRL, from the coding sequence TTGATCGACGAACAACGGAAAGTGCGCAAGGATACGAACTCCAAAGTAGCCTTTGATGAGGCAAAACAATACATTCCGGGTGGCGTTAACAGCCCGGTACGGGCTTTTAAATCTGTTGGGATTACACCTGTATATATTGACCATGGCGAAGGATCGCGTGTATATGATATTGATGGTCAATCCTATTTAGACTATGTATGTTCATGGGGACCGCTTATTATGGGCCATGCACATCCCGAAGTGGTTAAAGCTTTACAGGCTGCTGTTGTAAAAGGAACCAGCTTCGGCGCACCAACGTTGGCAGAAACCGAAATGGCCAAGCTCGTATGTGAGCGTGTTCCTTCTATGGACATTGTACGTATGGTTAACTCCGGAACTGAGGCGACTATGAGTGCGATTCGACTCGCACGCGGATTTACGAGCCGTAGTAAAATTCTTAAATTTGAGGGATCATATCACGGTCATGCAGACAGCTTGCTGATTAAAGCAGGCTCTGGGGTTGCGACATTAGGCTTGCCCGATAGTCCGGGCGTACCTGAAGTCGTAGCCACCCATACCATCACCGTCCCTTATAATGATTTGGCTTCGGTGAAGCTAGCTTTTGAGAAATTTGGCGAAGAGATTGCCGCAATTATTGTCGAGCCAGTAGCAGGCAATATGGGAGTTGTACCGCCACAGCCTGGATTTTTGGAAGGTTTGCGTGAGGTAACCCAGCAGTACGGAAGTCTGCTGATTTTTGATGAAGTGATGACTGGATTCCGGGTTGGACTTCATTCGGCTCAAGGTCGCTTTGGTGTGACGCCGGATCTTACCTGTCTGGGTAAAGTGATTGGTGGTGGACTCCCTGTAGGTGCTTACGGCGGACGTCGCGATATTCTGGAGCAGATTGCTCCATCGGGGCCAATTTATCAAGCGGGTACGCTTAGCGGAAATCCGCTGGCTATGGCAGCAGGTTATTCGACACTTAAATTGCTGACGCCAGAAGTATACGATCGCCTGGAAGAGAGGGCAGCAAGACTTCAAGCCGGATTCGAACGTAATGCGAGCGAGCTGGGTATCCCTGTCACGATCAATCGCGTGGGTTCCATGGTTTGTCCATTTTTTACAGAAGAAAAGGTTGTCAATTTTGACACAGCTAAAACGAGTAATCAGGACCACTTCCGCCGTTACTTTACTGAAATGGTGAATGAGGGAGTCAGTGTGGCACCATCTCAATTTGAGGGTATGTTTGTGTCGGGCGTGCATACGGTAGAGGATATTGATGCCACCATTGAGGCGAACTATCGCGCGCTCAAACGTCTATGA
- the hemB gene encoding porphobilinogen synthase → MSVPFTRHRRLRQSAAIRSMVRETVLNPADFIQPIYVTFGTGVKQEISSMPGVYRFSLDRLEEELKEISELGIPAVLLFGIPETKDSVGTSAFVDDGIVQEATRLIKSRYPELLVVADTCLCEFTDHGHCGMVHMHEHDGEVCGEVLNDESLEVLVRTAVSQARAGADIIAPSNMMDGFVQAIRQGLDLEGFSHIPIMSYSVKYASAFYGPFREAADSAPQFGDRKSYQMDPANAREALREAESDVLEGADMLMVKPSLSYLDVMRTIKDQFDLPMVAYNVSGEYAMVKAAALQGWIDEKAMVLEILTSMKRAGADMIITYSAKDAARWLKQ, encoded by the coding sequence ATGAGTGTTCCTTTTACTAGACATCGTCGTTTGCGCCAGTCGGCTGCAATTCGCAGTATGGTGCGTGAGACGGTATTAAATCCCGCTGATTTTATCCAACCGATCTACGTAACATTTGGCACTGGGGTGAAACAGGAAATTAGCTCTATGCCAGGTGTATACCGTTTTTCTCTGGATCGGCTGGAGGAAGAACTGAAAGAGATTAGTGAGCTTGGCATTCCCGCCGTGCTCCTGTTTGGCATACCGGAAACAAAAGACAGTGTAGGGACTTCGGCTTTTGTGGACGATGGTATTGTTCAGGAAGCTACTCGTTTGATCAAGTCTCGTTATCCCGAACTGCTGGTTGTGGCTGACACTTGTTTGTGTGAGTTTACGGACCATGGACACTGCGGTATGGTACACATGCATGAGCATGATGGTGAGGTATGCGGTGAAGTATTGAATGATGAATCTCTGGAGGTGCTGGTACGTACAGCCGTTTCTCAGGCCAGAGCTGGTGCGGATATTATCGCGCCATCTAATATGATGGACGGTTTTGTACAAGCGATTCGGCAGGGGCTGGATCTGGAAGGCTTTTCACATATTCCGATTATGTCGTATTCCGTCAAATATGCGTCTGCTTTTTATGGTCCTTTCCGGGAAGCCGCAGATTCTGCGCCGCAGTTTGGTGACCGCAAATCCTATCAGATGGACCCTGCCAATGCACGTGAAGCATTGCGAGAAGCGGAGTCTGATGTGCTAGAGGGTGCGGATATGCTGATGGTGAAGCCTTCTCTTTCTTACCTGGACGTGATGCGCACGATTAAGGATCAATTTGATCTGCCTATGGTGGCTTACAACGTTAGTGGTGAATATGCCATGGTCAAGGCAGCCGCTCTTCAAGGCTGGATTGATGAAAAAGCAATGGTGCTGGAGATTCTGACAAGCATGAAGCGTGCGGGTGCAGATATGATTATTACCTATTCGGCCAAGGATGCGGCAAGATGGTTGAAGCAATAA
- the cobA gene encoding uroporphyrinogen-III C-methyltransferase translates to MAGKVYLVGAGPGDARLITVKGWECIQLGDVIVYDRLASPRLLGLMKPGAQKIYVGKLPDRHTMKQEEINQLLVDLALEGKTVVRLKGGDPTIFGRVGEEAGLLRKHGISYEIIPGITSAISVPAYAGIPVTHRDMASSLSIITGHESPDKLDKSIHWDKVTNATGTLIFMMGVAKIGYISEQLIKHGKPSNTPVALIRWGTRAEQDTLVGTLADIEAKVKAANFQPPAVIVVGEVVNQREQLKWAEDMPLFGKRILVTRARAQASSLVRRIEELGGEPYEFPVIQTVAPSDEPTKQEIKEAFARLPEYDWVFFTSVNGVEYFFTHLKEQGKDVRMLFKARIAAVGPATAAALRTHGIVAEQIEGPFQAEGLLEGFEQDLQAGQNVFLPRGDLARPWLPEKLREMGLHVTEADLYQTVLAANTQDDELLKLLEERAIHAITFTSSSTVTFFLEALRQMGIHDPLSLLEGVTIAVIGPLTGETATQAGLTVSFMSEKATIESLIQSLCDWKRSSTLMTL, encoded by the coding sequence ATGGCAGGAAAAGTATATTTGGTAGGTGCAGGACCCGGAGACGCAAGATTAATTACGGTCAAGGGTTGGGAATGCATTCAATTGGGCGATGTCATTGTATACGACAGACTGGCAAGCCCGCGCCTCTTGGGATTGATGAAGCCAGGTGCCCAAAAAATCTATGTCGGCAAGTTGCCAGATCGTCACACCATGAAGCAAGAGGAAATTAATCAGCTGCTGGTGGATTTGGCCTTGGAAGGAAAAACAGTTGTTCGTCTTAAAGGGGGAGACCCCACTATATTTGGACGAGTCGGCGAGGAAGCCGGGCTACTGCGTAAACATGGTATTTCTTATGAAATTATACCCGGCATCACATCAGCAATCAGTGTGCCCGCCTATGCGGGCATTCCAGTCACACACCGGGATATGGCCTCATCGCTGTCTATCATTACAGGTCATGAAAGTCCCGATAAACTCGACAAAAGTATTCATTGGGATAAAGTGACGAACGCAACGGGCACACTGATCTTTATGATGGGTGTAGCCAAGATCGGCTATATCAGTGAACAGCTGATAAAACACGGCAAGCCGTCAAATACTCCTGTTGCCTTGATCCGTTGGGGGACCCGTGCCGAGCAGGATACGCTGGTGGGTACGCTGGCAGATATTGAAGCTAAGGTGAAGGCCGCGAATTTTCAACCTCCCGCCGTCATCGTTGTCGGAGAAGTGGTCAATCAACGTGAACAGTTAAAATGGGCTGAGGACATGCCTTTGTTTGGCAAACGGATTTTGGTTACTCGCGCGCGTGCGCAGGCCAGCAGTCTGGTTCGCCGGATTGAGGAGCTTGGTGGCGAGCCATATGAATTTCCAGTTATTCAGACGGTCGCCCCCTCGGACGAGCCAACCAAACAGGAGATTAAAGAGGCATTTGCGCGACTACCTGAATATGATTGGGTGTTTTTCACTAGCGTTAATGGAGTTGAATACTTTTTCACGCACTTAAAGGAACAGGGCAAGGACGTACGCATGCTGTTCAAAGCTCGTATTGCCGCAGTCGGACCAGCTACAGCAGCTGCGCTTCGGACACACGGAATTGTGGCAGAACAGATCGAAGGCCCTTTTCAGGCAGAAGGTTTGCTCGAAGGGTTTGAGCAGGATTTGCAGGCAGGGCAGAATGTATTTCTACCTAGAGGTGATCTAGCTCGGCCTTGGCTGCCAGAAAAGCTGAGGGAGATGGGGCTTCATGTGACCGAGGCTGATTTGTATCAAACTGTGCTGGCAGCCAACACACAGGATGACGAGCTCCTCAAGCTGCTTGAGGAACGAGCCATTCACGCGATTACGTTTACGAGTTCCTCAACCGTCACCTTTTTTCTGGAAGCGCTCAGACAAATGGGAATCCATGATCCGTTGTCGCTGCTGGAGGGAGTTACGATTGCTGTGATAGGTCCTTTGACCGGTGAGACAGCTACCCAAGCCGGTTTGACTGTGAGTTTTATGTCAGAGAAGGCAACCATTGAAAGTCTGATTCAATCGTTATGTGACTGGAAACGATCAAGTACTCTTATGACATTATAA
- the hemC gene encoding hydroxymethylbilane synthase — MRTIVVGSRQSALALTQTGHVIEDLNALCAKHGMDLQFVVKKILTKGDRILDVTLSKVGGKGLFVKEIEQAMLAGEIDMAVHSMKDMPSELPEGLVNGAVPRREDPRDCLITLGAKSLEDLPQGAKVGTSSLRRASQIKSMRPDLQLEPVRGNIDSRLKKLETEGFDAIILAAAGLHRMGWKERITSYIPEEDCLPAVGQGALGIECRASDEELLALLRLYNDRDTSATVAAERTFLGVLNGGCQVPIGAHAVWAGQEISLTGMVGSPDGEVILKETLQGNDPQKLGEAVAASLIAKGAEQILAQVRG, encoded by the coding sequence ATGCGAACAATTGTGGTAGGCAGCAGACAGAGTGCGCTGGCGTTAACTCAGACCGGGCATGTCATTGAAGATTTGAACGCGCTGTGCGCGAAGCATGGAATGGATTTGCAATTTGTCGTAAAGAAAATCCTGACCAAGGGTGATCGAATATTGGATGTAACCTTGTCCAAAGTGGGTGGCAAAGGGCTTTTTGTCAAAGAAATTGAACAGGCCATGCTGGCTGGTGAGATTGATATGGCAGTACATAGTATGAAGGATATGCCTTCCGAATTGCCGGAAGGGCTTGTCAACGGCGCTGTGCCGCGCCGTGAGGACCCACGTGATTGCCTGATCACATTGGGCGCCAAGAGCCTGGAGGATTTGCCTCAAGGGGCAAAGGTGGGCACGAGTAGCCTGCGCAGAGCCAGTCAAATCAAGTCCATGCGACCTGATCTACAATTGGAGCCTGTGCGGGGTAATATTGATTCCCGTCTGAAAAAGCTGGAGACGGAAGGTTTTGACGCTATCATTTTGGCGGCAGCAGGCTTGCATCGGATGGGCTGGAAAGAGCGAATTACATCCTATATACCGGAAGAAGACTGTTTGCCGGCGGTTGGGCAGGGAGCGCTAGGTATTGAATGTCGTGCGAGCGATGAAGAACTATTGGCCTTGCTGCGCCTTTACAACGACCGGGATACCTCGGCTACCGTTGCGGCAGAACGAACCTTTCTGGGCGTGTTAAATGGGGGGTGTCAAGTGCCGATCGGGGCTCATGCGGTCTGGGCTGGTCAAGAAATCAGCCTCACGGGCATGGTAGGCTCGCCAGATGGCGAGGTTATTTTGAAGGAAACGCTCCAGGGAAATGATCCGCAAAAGCTGGGAGAAGCGGTGGCGGCCAGTTTGATAGCCAAAGGAGCGGAACAGATTCTTGCGCAGGTGAGGGGATGA
- a CDS encoding precorrin-2 dehydrogenase/sirohydrochlorin ferrochelatase family protein, which translates to MDGRVKSLLQHFVPISLNCKNKICCVVGGGRIAERKVKGMMESGAFITVISPNITPDLQVLADHKQLHWVNRVYREGDLQGAFLVYAATNQREVNYEVAHEARQRGILVNVADRSEEGDFITPGTIRRGRLTISISTEGAGPAVTTDITSALNTLFGSEYEPYLDFMHDMRQIIKRKISSPQQRTKLLRRLASSGILDQIRRHEFMAWTEKEIDLWIAQNQEE; encoded by the coding sequence GTGGACGGGAGAGTGAAAAGCCTTTTGCAGCATTTTGTCCCGATTTCGTTGAATTGTAAGAATAAGATCTGTTGTGTTGTAGGTGGCGGTAGGATTGCGGAACGAAAGGTAAAGGGGATGATGGAAAGTGGGGCATTCATTACCGTCATTAGCCCGAATATAACGCCGGATTTACAGGTTCTGGCGGATCACAAGCAGCTCCACTGGGTAAATCGCGTATATCGCGAGGGTGACCTCCAGGGAGCCTTTCTTGTATATGCGGCGACGAACCAGAGAGAAGTGAATTATGAGGTTGCGCATGAGGCCAGACAAAGGGGTATACTGGTAAATGTGGCGGATCGATCGGAAGAGGGAGACTTTATAACGCCGGGTACCATTCGACGAGGAAGACTGACGATTAGTATTTCCACAGAAGGGGCTGGCCCTGCTGTGACCACTGATATTACATCAGCTTTGAATACGTTGTTTGGTAGCGAATACGAGCCATATCTGGATTTCATGCACGATATGCGACAGATCATCAAACGTAAGATAAGTTCCCCACAGCAAAGGACCAAACTACTGAGGCGCTTGGCGAGTAGCGGAATTTTGGATCAAATACGGCGTCATGAATTCATGGCTTGGACCGAAAAAGAAATAGACCTATGGATTGCGCAAAATCAGGAGGAATAA